DNA sequence from the Spodoptera frugiperda isolate SF20-4 chromosome 15, AGI-APGP_CSIRO_Sfru_2.0, whole genome shotgun sequence genome:
GTATAACAATGAAACAATAAGTTAGGTTTTTACAAacacaacaattttaaaataaaatgtatacttaCAAGCTACGAGAGCCGCTATTACGACGATTGTCTTCATATTGGGTTTTCCCTTTCAAGCCCACAGGGgtttttatacaaatgttatcatttttgtttgattaattaatctgttttagtaagtgattaatttatgtgttttagGTATAATTAATCCAGTGACATAGCGTGCCTTggcatataaaataatactagtggtcgcctagtggtcgaaattcgaccatatacgatttaatttacaataccacttaacatacgttcaaggataatttttatttaacgaattgctattagttttgtaaaattcaaattaatatattccggcgcatcatgaacaagaaaactctattcatatgagacgtgagaatatcatcgcaatgtctgtcgattttgacgttttgtcaaatacgatcagatactatgcatggtagtgtgtgtaatgttttatttattgatttaatgtactttataagcatttttttgaaaaatattagcgttcgcaacttctcctacacataaactataagtgtaccaaattttatgctcaaTTTTCGTCAAATGGGGTCccaagtttttgcatcacgtattataccttatgcgctgtaacaaggtgcggctgacagattcagtaacgtatcgtatcactcttgaaagttgctgcgatttaaaaattatgccctaatattttagctgtatcacattcgtattatgttaaatcattcggaagcgtagttaattagattaaaaccaaccggaatgttctagtatttaattaaaatcgaatgaaatgaaacgtaaagccatagtcgtgtttagtgatgggatgtacggctacgatggatatagtcgatgttttttagaataaaaaacgaaaatcgtgcgtcgttcaattatcattcttaaaaaacctttaattatgtgggtaaatctactgtagacgcggctctctctgcccaaaccacagtgacattatctgagcagaaatatgtagtaggtatttttctagacatttccggcgccattgataatgtgtggtggtacttaatctaacatatacaaataaatattgtaacccttgttttcttcacggttctgtaaaactgaaactgaaacacctcagggctcggtcataaaatatttattttgacaagtatatacacgtagttagactgcacaactaaataacacacacatttaataaaaaaattaaagagaattaaatgtatgctgcgagtatcgatagcgataaaaaaagatttttctaatgtccatccctaaagagagacgtcaacgtcatacaggcatctgtcagccgcaccttgttacagcgcataagGTATAATATATCGATAAAAAATTGTTGGCccactttttctttttttttttttgagagggaaagcATCCAATGCTTTTCACGCCTTGTCACTCAGACTTAGACAGACTTAGTTACTTAGCATCAGTAAATGCTACAACGGCGGGTTCGCATATTTTAGAGCCTTATGATGATGTTAAGCTTTCTAAAGTTGTTGCCAACTTTTTAACTGAATCGATTATTTGGACTTTTCTAAtttctaaaatgaaataaaaaaaaatatattttttgctgaAGCACGCCCTGTAACCTCGTACATGCTGTTATCgtaatatacaacgtgtaacaaaataggtggttggttcttgattttaaatcatacaaacgtatcacaacactacaggggtcactcgctaatattacgaaacatttcttctgtaaatctgatcgcctagtaccagtatctacctaattttgatgttcggtttctggaattttatgtattggaaaaaatcataactacattccatgaaaacatgagtttaaaaaacccttcccttatcgtttgttatgtatgctacctcgttggccgagttgttgcaagtgcgactgccgggcccttgcccggcagtcgcgcttgcgggccctgacccgggaatcgaacccgagaccccttggtctcgggttcgattcccgggtcgggcgaagcattactgggcttttttcggtttttcgaaaatttctcagtagtagcacggagtctggggccttagtctgctattacaattgtgtcagaatgatcgatcactgagcagtgcgagagggacggagctatacaacctacatagctccatccctcccgcactgctcagtgatcgatcattctgatacaattgtaatagcagactaaggcccctggaaatgtgcccggtatatggcaataggctcaccacctattacatgggacttacaatataaattgtgaaatgtgggtgtacaagtggcattacgtgccataatgtgcacttctgcctaccccttcggggatcaaaggcgtgacgatatgtatgtatgtatgttatctagaaaccgtgcacttgatatgtatacctcctatttgttacaccgtgtatatagACGGGGTTTGCCGGGAATGCCTTATCGTATATTTGCTCATTTCATGAAATGGTggcatttcattaaaaaaactcaAGTGGCAAAAACCTGAGAGGCTTTGAATGAAGTAGTCTTTTTGcgatcaaaaatataatatttctctaTCCTATTTTGGTAAAAATGCTATTTCCCACATTGTAGTTTGCGACACTGTAGGTGCCAAACTTAGTTGTCTAAATATTCGGTTcaaagagcaagagtaggaacagggtgatttttattaagtaagagtttgatactccctctcgcctcacccaaggcgggggcagtcatttgatgattttaccccctcaaacacatttacctacatacattacgTTTTACCTTATTGAGTAGGTACATACCCATTAACTGACTTCATATGcttagaaaaaagaaaatgaaaagcaGTTATAatcaacaaaatttaatatatttagtaaCTTTATTTGAATGCTTCGGTTTGCTTGAAAATTAAAACCATCATTTAAGCTTTTTGTATTCCGTGGTGGTGATTAGAAAGGCCAGCTTGATCCAGTTCTTAGGGCGAAAAGACCGTTCCTGTGAAACATTAAATGagttaataataatgtgtgatgttattataaaaagcatAGAAATtgtggtgtccatgggcggcgctaatcgcttaccatcagaagacgggtgtctgctcgtttgccttatatccaattaaaaattgttttcatgTGAATGATgaatcataaataaaagtaaaaggtttgtaacaaatattaattgaatatacAGCCAAATATATAGCCAGATGCCATTTAGCGCTCGTCAACTAGTAGAATAGAAATATAGTTTGACGTAAATTTTTACATATGAAGCTAAAATAAtttgtggcgaaacggagttcgccgcgTTTGCTAGTTttgaataaaatcattaaagaaattaattgataaaacGTACCCGCGTTTGGAAATAACGGAGTTACCCATATGGAAGGAAGCTCCACTGCAGGTTCCAAGTTCAGCCTCCCAGATGTTGGGGCACTGTCTGCCGATCAAGTGGTTGTGGCGTACGGTGGAGGCGAACAGCTCAGTCGCACGACCGTGGGAGCATGTGCTTACCCAACAACCAGGCTGAGGGTTTTTGCCACCATTGGGGTAGAAGTCAGCGTTACCAATTGCGTGGTGGATACCAAGGATATGACCATCAGTGTGGATAGCTTCAACGTAATGACCAGAATTACGGTTTAATGCGTTTCCGTTGTTATGCCAACCAGGGCCAGCAGGGTCGagacctaaaataaaaaaagtaaattagaaGTTTCGTCTTGgtgtgagaaaaaaaatgtttggcaGGAGACGGTAACAGactagttttcttttttaaggttTATTGTTCAACAAATGTTACAAAACTTAAATTCCTTCAGTCTATTagagttataattaaattatgattgtTTCACTGTATGAACTTCAGAACAGATAatttatggaataaaaattatctatttattttccacAGCAAATATATTTAGTCCTCCTTACCGCTTTCGGTAACGGAgaccttaaataaatataaatataatgtgtaatcctaataatttacttcgaaaACACTTGAATGAAATATAGTAGAAAcctattgaataataaaaaaatatataaataatatataaaagaaatctTTTGAACAAATCTGATTGCTCAATCATACATTGAAATAGATGGACTTAGTTTCGTACTTATAACTGTATATAAAAGTATAGATTAGTGTGCATGGTACCATACCTGTGACACGGGATACTTGACCCCCGACTCTGCGTCCAGCATTACCAACAACATGAGCACCCAGGCTGAATCCAACCAAATGCACTTGGTTCATGTTACCGCCACCGTTCCTAATTAACCACGTGATGAAGTCTCCGAgatgttgccccacactgggGACTGCATTAGCGGCTGTGTTGTAGCCAGCGTTAGCTGCACCGCGCCAGTCAACCACAATTACATTGCAGTCCATAACAGCTAGGAAGGCTGATGTGATGAGAGGGTTCATTGGAGTATTTCCATTGTTGTTTAACCCGTGGACGATAACTTTCAATGGTCGGTTACCATTGTAGTTGGAGTTCCTAATAGAGTTGACGTTGTTATGAGTAATGACTTGGGCGTTATTAGGGTTactcctgaaaaaaaaaaacattgtataagccggttattacttacaataaagttgtgattaaaattaaatagtttctaTTCAGAAAAATGTGGTtggcaatatttttatgatattacaGGACTTTGTATGgttttttgtcaaaaaatgTAAGGTGGATGAAGTGTGAAAATCTGATtcgtactaaaatatttatgaaaattatccCGGTTGATTATAAAAGCCTGTTACAGCATTTGCGGTACCAAACGCATGGAAATGACTGGTTATTAGTGTAGCAATACTAATAATGTATATTGTACAATTGTAAGCCTTAATAGGTATATGAGGCATACCGGGAAGACTAACAATTATTACGCCATCATTAGATGTACTTCACTAATTGTggtgaatataaaaccaaacgAGCAATGAAAACTAACCGAGTGAACAACCAGTACTGGTTGTTTGCTCCATTCCTGGCCGCTTCCTCATTGACTGGCTCTTCAAGGTCCACCAGTACGGGTTTACCTTCGCCATCAGGCATCCATATGTAACGACTCACTCCCTCCACGTAGTGGCTGTTGTCTCCAGGGATGGTGGGAATGGCATTGCCGGAGCACACTTGAAATTTATTGcatgttaaatatattataattatgttaaaatccTTACCGTCCGCGTCGGTTCGTTTTTAGgataataacataaattattctgTGGTCAGTTTTTAAAACTTCagttaataatttagtaatgGGATAATTGACACATtggtacatttttaatataaaaaacaaatattttaaaaaatataagaagcCAAAATATACTTACAGGCTACGAGAGCCGCCAATATAACGATGGACTTCATGCTTCAGTTTTTCTATTAATTAGCTCTACaaaggtttttataaaaatgtgttatcTTGTAAGGACATAGGTAATTGGATTAAATTGATATAGGTACAGATTGTTTGGAATTTTTCGTTGTAAGATTAACGTGTCTTTCTAAATGTTATCTTCACGTGTGGGGTAAATAGACAATAAtgaaaatttttatatttaatgtatgtgtgtatatcaTGTATCTAATGCATTATACGTAATATAATCatgtaaataagttattttgtgGTATTGGTTTAAGTTAAAATACGGAGGTAAGGTAtaagtaataagttttattttaagtaataagttAGATTTatctaactaaaatattttcattgattGACTTGaatatatacttaattattaattatcgaATGTTTTCAGTACCTAAATTTTTAAGAAGAATGCTGATGGGCGCAAAAATATGATGACGCCAAAAGTTGCGATCACCTACAATGTAACATTATTGTACAAAAATGTACCATTAGTTTTATTGcacgatccggagctgcggataatgTAACAGGGCTCCGGctgaaagcaggagtaggaacggggtggtttttagtcagtaagagtttgacacttcgtctcgcctcacccaaggcgggagaagtcattggatgattttctcccctccaAAAAAAGCTTTATACCGATATACTATATTTTGGTGCTCGGCAgtgttaatgttttaaagctaATAGAAATGTGTCAAAAAATggtaagaaaaatatatgtttatcaTCAATATATTGATTCAGAGAAATACGTGTACCTACATTTGAATTAAGGATTTGTGTAAATTTAGTCCACTGAGACCGCGCGGAACCGGGCCGGGTCACTAGTTCATTAATATTTAGGTTG
Encoded proteins:
- the LOC118273267 gene encoding pancreatic lipase-related protein 2-like, translated to MKSIVILAALVALCSGNAIPTIPGDNSHYVEGVSRYIWMPDGEGKPVLVDLEEPVNEEAARNGANNQYWLFTRSNPNNAQVITHNNVNSIRNSNYNGNRPLKVIVHGLNNNGNTPMNPLITSAFLAVMDCNVIVVDWRGAANAGYNTAANAVPSVGQHLGDFITWLIRNGGGNMNQVHLVGFSLGAHVVGNAGRRVGGQVSRVTGLDPAGPGWHNNGNALNRNSGHYVEAIHTDGHILGIHHAIGNADFYPNGGKNPQPGCWVSTCSHGRATELFASTVRHNHLIGRQCPNIWEAELGTCSGASFHMGNSVISKRGNGLFALRTGSSWPF